CTCTAAGAAGGTGATACACGATTCATGATCAAATTGGTGATTGAGGACGATTCGATCCATAAGACAACTTACACTTCTTTTGCTGCATTGCTTTGAGTGaccttcctctgttttttttttgtttcttactgGTGATGATCACCGTTAAAAATCCGTTTATAAGAGTGACGtcgtttttgttgttttgcaAGTTTGGCTGAAACAATGCCGTTTCGAGGAGTTTCTGCATCCATTGAAGTCTTCTCCTTGATAAGAGAAATGTGGACAACGGTGGGGAAGATCTGATGCTAGATGCTAGATGCTTATGTTAGAGTTGCGTCGGCTTAACTTCGAAGACATAAATATATTGGTTAATGGGCGTGAAAATTCGTAACCAATGTATTTTTGATTATCTTGAAAGTGATATTGCGTTTAACAGATGCAAAATAATGCGTTTTATTGTTCTGAATAAAGTTTTTGATTATCTTGAAAGTGATATTTAccctatttatttttatttttcaaaacaataaaatcttaagaaaatGTTTCATTACACAACCTTTTGTTTTAGTGAATGTCTTATAACATAATTATTTGATCGTGATCGTCTTTTGTAGAAAACTTCAATCAtgtagttttgaaaaaaaaaaaaaaaaacttcaattaTGTAGTTGGTTTATCATAAATCATGAACTTCTTCTTAAGCTAAAGTCAACTATATGCACgtcttttaatttgttttcatttttaatcaattgGTTTGAGACTTCTAGCTGTAAATTGTAATGCATTGCCAAATAATTTAGTAAGGTTATTATTTCAGTTAATTAAAGACCCAAAAGTCTTCTTTAATCTAATCAACTGATAGAGCGTTAATGGACGTGAGCCCCACCATATTAAATGCACACAACAAGAACATATATTACACTTGTTACAGCTAATATAATAAACTTTGGATAAGTTATTGTAATATGTTATAGTATTACAATAATGCATTTGAGATCTGTTCTAGTTTCCGATGTGGTATTAACAATATACTTTCCAGTTTTCAATATGGTATTGTATAACTTTACATGCGTTAGAAAGTTAACAATTTAGGAAATGGTTGagaacaaaatttgttttagaaaaacacTACAAATgggtttatattattattttcataaacCAATTTAAAACGTAAAAGCACAATTATCttgatcaaaacaaattatagtCGTGGTTCAGTACTGCTTTCAAGTCAACTATATGCACgtcttttaatttgttttcatttttaatctCTATAAACCAATCAATTGATTCGAGGCTTCTAGCTGTAAATTGTAATGCATtaccaaataatttaataagtTTATTATTTCAGTTAATCAAAGACCCAGAAGTCATCTTTAATTTAATCAACTGATACAACGTTAATGGGCGTAAGCCCCACCATACTAAAtgcacacaacaaaaatagatCTCAAATACATTATTTCCAATctgttaattttcttaatacaTTTGTCACAgctaatataataatatttggatATATTATCGTAGTATGTTATAGTAGTATGTACTTTTCAGTTTTCGAGATTGTATTGTAGTATAACTTTTCATGCGTtagaaaatttaacaatttaGGAATATTAGGAAATtgttgaacaatttttttcttagaaaacACACTACAAATgggtttatattattattatcatgaGCTAATTTAAACCGTAAAAGCACAATTTTCttgatcaaaacaaattaaaatcgTGGTTCAGTACTACCTTCAAGTCAAGCTTTCCAAGTGTTAATAAAATCATGGGAATGCTTTATACATTTGCTTAGAATTAAATAAGTATCCGTGATTTGATTAAACTagattttcgtttttgtttgaCTCTACCAATTAGACTGattgcatcttttttttttctttgacattttgttagtttccattttttttcttgtcaactGGCTTTGTATGTATAGATTGTATATAcacaattacaaaataattggTGATTCGTGATGTCAGATTTAGTATGTTGGATAAAAGggtgatttaaaaatatgtatatagaaGACTAAATAACTAAGAATTATACctgaaaattatttatttaggtgagttttctttacaaaatcaaTATGACAAAAATGCCCCTATATAACAGATTTAGCGTTactgttaaatattttatgattttagtGTATAATTAGTTTGTTAGCATGCTAAAATAGCATTATCGAGATAATATCGTTAGCGAAATATGGATGAAGTTTAATATATGGATGAAATGATATGGGGTACAAACCAActtaatatgttaataatatatttgacgATATAAACAAATTCTCAGTGATTGAACCAATGATTAGATTTCAAAGACTGATATATATGAGAAGAcgataacattattattaaaaagtaacaaaatatttagcatGAAGAGCAAAAAACTTGACTCGCGACCGAATAATCatgtaaaaaaatacatgcatCAAAATAGTTAGCAAATAACATATTATCAAGATAACATGATAACAAATATCTCGGTAATATTTATTAGGttaacatgaaaacaaaatatttgtatcaataagtttataattatGTCATGCTAAGTCATTTTGTATCGGgataagttataacttatatgatatatttatatttaccATCTTAACTCATTGATTATATCATACAGAAAAAATTAACGAGTTACTATAACGTGCAAAATATGAATTTCATCCaataagattattattatcacTATCTCTAgataaaaacttatttaactCGATAATTTGATTGTTAACCAATTtgtgttttaacaaaaactacCATTGCCGTAATCTTCACAGGTAGTATGGCGATAAgaacaataatataatatagaGGTGTTATAGTATTTGCCACATAAACAGTGTAAGATAAATAGTGGAAAAATGATTGACTTAATTTCTAAATCTTTGGAGTATAGATAATGATAATATCCTAGATAAAATTTAGAATGACGGAATTTTAAATTcagaaaaaacattacaaatttttttcaatcataGTAAAACACTGAAATTCtaaatgattttaataaatgaataatttgCGTTGATGTCAAAATCTACTGGGAATAATTTTTAATGTCTTAAATTTTGTGTCTCGAGAAAAATAGTAGATCCTTTTCTTGTGATCTTCGAATGGAAAAAGCATAGCATGTAAAATGTTGTTCAACCGTATCAAACATATCATACATAAAAAGTGGGTATCAAGCGGATCAAACCgttcaaataaatttttaaatgacGAAAAACTTAAAAAGCGGTTTAggtattaaacaaaaaaaatatagtatctAACATAAATTTTAGATAAACTATTTAATAACATTAcgtaaatattataataaaattatgttaaaattAGTATGTAACataaattatactattatcatttttataatttacaatgataattaaacaataataaattatagtaACTTTATATATGactaatttttcaaaaattcactttcaagtttttaattattgtagcaatcctatttattttttaatgtactaagtaataacatttaaatataaataagtacacaaattaaagtatcttataaataatttcctatgttattattttatatatgtaaattaagatttttttaaaaccatttaatTTTAGAATCCATAtgcatattattatttgtgtttGAAGTTAGTAtgcatattttatatatatatatatatatatatatatatatatatattttaaagtaactgaacaaaagaagaagaaaaacacttTGAAACGCACCAGCTGTAAGAACTAATAAGAAGATCACTTGGAAATATGAGGCGTTATTATTTTGTTGCAAGTGGATCATCTTTTTCTGTTCGCAATTTCTacctggaaaaaaaaaaaacattcacaCCCTTATTTTTTATCATGAGCTTGGATGAAATTACCTAGCTTACTAATTGGTTCTTGACCAAATCGtcagtttttaaaatatttgctGCAATAGTAATGGAGACTTTTCTGAAGTGCTGCCTTCAAAGTTATCCTTATATTTTACTCTATTAAAAATATCTATGTACTTTGTACAAAGAAAAGGGATGAGTAATCATGGTAatttgaagacaaaaaataCAGATGTGGAAAGTGTATTTTAACCACACAAAAACCTTGTATTTTACATCAAAGAATcgttaaatttgaaaaacaaaatgcgGAAAGCGGTAGTAATATTCTACACATTTCACAACCAAATATGACTATGATATTTAAATCTCAAATAGCTGAAAGACACAATGGTATTTTAATACGAAACAATTTTTAAAGACCAGAACTTAAATCTAACTAAAAAGTAAGACTACATCGAGTTGTAAACAGcgaatgaaaataattttttaatttaccgGTCGatgtagaaaataaaattttttaattttttttcatctgGTCGATGAGCAAGTGTCCCAAAttgacagaaaataaaatatgaaaatattctcAACTTGCTCAATTATTAATcatgaaataatatataaaagctTGATCGCCAGATGATCTTAGAGACGACGACGTAAACCATGTGCACGACTAGttaacttttatttgtttgtgcTATATATGTGGGAACAGCAGGAAACGAACATCATATCATACCAAAAATCCTTcacccaaaagaaaagagagagaaaactatCAAAATTATTGGTGGAATAGCCATGGATTCCATCGGTAGATTTCATGAGACAGAAACTGATGATAAACTATATCAGCAGCTTGTATATTATCACCCAAAATACACACCCATACCACAAACAAAAAGCCCAACCTCCTCTCATAAAACAGCCAGCCACGATCTCCTTTTTCAACCACTTTTTTTATGTCCTCATCCACGTGTTACTAAACAACTTTCTGATTCTATCACTTTTCCAATCAGTAATTCCCCTGAATACATCGTCTCTGCAACAAAAAGTGATCAAAAGTATGAAGATCATTCACTACTCCCTTTGTTTTGGTGCAACAATAAAGAAATCGATGTGGATGGTGGGTGCGATATATGCAGCGGCTCAAATTTTGGCACAGACTATTATTTATGTGTCCACTGTGATAGTATATACCACAAAGAATGCGTCCAATCTCCATTCAAAATTGAGCACCCATACCATCCGGAGCACTCTCTACAACTTTCCTATCTTGACCTTAATGCTCGCATTATGGAGTGTTTTTGTTGTGGAAGAAGAGCAACATATCTGGTATATTACTGTACCATATGTGATGTTCTAATGCATACAGTGTGTGCGATGAAGTCGATACCCTTAGGTGGATTTCACGAGTTGGAAAACAATGGTAaactattttttgtatatcatCACCCAAAATACCAACCCATACCACAAACAAAAAGCCCCTCCTCTGATAAAACAGCCAACCACGATCTCCCATTTCAACCACTTTTCTTATGTCCTCATCTACGTGTTACTAAAAATTCTTCTGATTCTCTCACTTACCCAATCAGTTATTCCCCTGAATACATCGTCTCTACAACAAAAAGTGATGAAGATTTGTCAGTACTCCCTTTGTTTTGGTGTAACAATAAAGAATTCAATGTTGATGGTGGGTGCGACATATGCAGCGGCTCAAATTTTGGCACAGACTATTATTTCTGTGTCTACTGTGATAAAATTTATCACAAAGAATGCGTGCAGTCTCCAATTTCAATCAAACACCCTTATCATCCTGAGCATTCTTTGCAGCTTTCCTATCGCCTACCTAGTGCTCCCGATATAGAGTGTTTATGTTGTGGAACAACAGCTACAGATCTAGTATATGGTTGTACCATATGTGAAGCTGTAATGCATACACCATGTGCAATGAAGTCGATACCTTTTGTTATCGACCAACCAAAAAGCCATGACCATTCCCTCACTCTTTTTCCGAGACAAGCTTCCTTAACTTGCAACGTTTGTGGTTTACTCAGAAAAAACTATCCCACCTTTGTTTGTCTTAGATGCAACTTTGTTGCTCATAAAGACTGTATGTATTCTCCACACATCATCAAGATTTCACGTCACCATCATCGTATCTCCTACACTGCTTCTCTCCAATCCGAAGAATGGTCTTGTGGAGTTTGTCGTAAAAGTATTGACGGTGATTATGGTGCATATACTTGTGAAAAATGTAAGGATTATGTTGTTCACGTAAGATGTGCTCTACGGAAAGATGTGTGGGATGGAGTTGAACTTGAAGGTGtaccagaagaagatgatataaCAAAAGATGTCGGGCCGTTCGAGATAATATCTGAAGGAGTGatacttcattttcttcatgaCCATCATCTCCAACTTGAGGTTAGCATATTATATGATGAAGAGAAGTTTTGTCAAGCATGTGTCATTCCTATCTATGAAGGTAATCATTACATTTGTGTGGAATGTGACTTCACCATCCATGAAATATGCGCAAAAGATCGGCGAAGAATACAACATGCGTTACATCCTCATCCACTTACATTAAATGCCGTGAGTAAATATGATACGGGCGACTTCGAGTGCAATGCTTGTGTTCGTAATTCTGGTGGCTTTGTCTATATGTGTTCGAGAAAGGAATGCAACTTCGATCTAGATGTACGATGCGCTTCAATTTCTGAACCGTTTAATTTCCAAGGTCATGAACATTCATTGTTCCTAGCTATAGACCCAAGCGAAAAACCCATTTGTCAGATGTGCAAATCAGAGAGCCATATACCATTAAATTGCATTAAATGCGATTTTGTT
This sequence is a window from Arabidopsis thaliana chromosome 1 sequence. Protein-coding genes within it:
- a CDS encoding Cysteine/Histidine-rich C1 domain family protein (Cysteine/Histidine-rich C1 domain family protein; FUNCTIONS IN: zinc ion binding; INVOLVED IN: intracellular signaling pathway; LOCATED IN: cellular_component unknown; CONTAINS InterPro DOMAIN/s: Protein kinase C-like, phorbol ester/diacylglycerol binding (InterPro:IPR002219), DC1 (InterPro:IPR004146), Zinc finger, PHD-type (InterPro:IPR001965), C1-like (InterPro:IPR011424); BEST Arabidopsis thaliana protein match is: Cysteine/Histidine-rich C1 domain family protein (TAIR:AT2G40050.1); Has 2099 Blast hits to 677 proteins in 32 species: Archae - 0; Bacteria - 0; Metazoa - 7; Fungi - 0; Plants - 2072; Viruses - 0; Other Eukaryotes - 20 (source: NCBI BLink).), producing the protein MDSIGRFHETETDDKLYQQLVYYHPKYTPIPQTKSPTSSHKTASHDLLFQPLFLCPHPRVTKQLSDSITFPISNSPEYIVSATKSDQKYEDHSLLPLFWCNNKEIDVDGGCDICSGSNFGTDYYLCVHCDSIYHKECVQSPFKIEHPYHPEHSLQLSYLDLNARIMECFCCGRRATYLVYYCTICDVLMHTVCAMKSIPLGGFHELENNGKLFFVYHHPKYQPIPQTKSPSSDKTANHDLPFQPLFLCPHLRVTKNSSDSLTYPISYSPEYIVSTTKSDEDLSVLPLFWCNNKEFNVDGGCDICSGSNFGTDYYFCVYCDKIYHKECVQSPISIKHPYHPEHSLQLSYRLPSAPDIECLCCGTTATDLVYGCTICEAVMHTPCAMKSIPFVIDQPKSHDHSLTLFPRQASLTCNVCGLLRKNYPTFVCLRCNFVAHKDCMYSPHIIKISRHHHRISYTASLQSEEWSCGVCRKSIDGDYGAYTCEKCKDYVVHVRCALRKDVWDGVELEGVPEEDDITKDVGPFEIISEGVILHFLHDHHLQLEVSILYDEEKFCQACVIPIYEGNHYICVECDFTIHEICAKDRRRIQHALHPHPLTLNAVSKYDTGDFECNACVRNSGGFVYMCSRKECNFDLDVRCASISEPFNFQGHEHSLFLAIDPSEKPICQMCKSESHIPLNCIKCDFVVCIKCATLPFKAKYKHDRHSLTILWGEEVCGKDWCEVCERNLGDTDTKVFYWCNECCTTLHIECLYGEILYLKLGKYIFDSGGKEFQILGKATSSRPFCNICKNRCQGKIFTRDNRIACSLICASDIV